The DNA segment AAAGCAATCTGCAGAGGATACACAGCAGGCGGAGGCCCAGGCGTCCGATCAGGCTGTAGAGGATAAGGCGCCCGAAGAGAAGAAAGCATCTTCGGTGAAAAAGAAGGCAAAGGAAAACAGGGGAGACGAAATGAAGTCTGAGGAACCCACCACGCAAGAAACCACTGAAGAAAAGTCCGATGCACAAAACAAGCCCGAGGAGAGCAAGTCCGAAGAGAAAACCTCTGAGGAGTCGCAACCCAAGAAGGATAACGGCCAGGAAAAGGGTAAGGGCCGTAACGGGGGCTTTAAGAAGCGCGACAAAAAGCAGCCGCAAGGCAAGGGCAAACGCAAAAAGGGCAAGAAAGAGGACGAATCGGTCCACCAGAAATACGAGCGGATCAAAAAGGGTAATCTGCACCTGAAGGACCTCCAGAACCTTGCTGTGCCCGAGCTGCACAAGATGGCACAGGAGACGGGCCTGCAGGATTACCTCGGTCTGAATAAACAGCAGCTCATCTTCAAGCTGCTCAAGGAACGTATCCGCAAGAACGGCCTGATGTACGGTGAGGGCGTACTCGAGGTACTGCCCGACGGATTCGGCTTCTTGCGGAGCCCCGCATACAACTATCTGAGCAGTCCTGATGACGTTTACGTTTCACCTTCGCAGATCAGGAGATTCGGCCTGCGGAGCGGTCATGTGATCGCCGGCCAGATCCGTCCGCCTAAGGAAAGCGAGAAGTACTTCGCCCTTCTGCGCGTCGAAGCGATCAATTTCCAGGACCCTGACAAGCTCAGCGCGAAGCCTGTTTTCCGCGATCTTACGCCGCTGCATGCCGAGAAACGGCTGCTGCTTGAAACCGATCAGAAAGAGCTCAGCACGCGGATAATCGACATTATCACGCCGATCGGACGCGGCCAGCGTGGACTTATCGTCGCACCGCCAAGAACTGGTAAAACGGTTCTGCTGCAGAAGATAGCAAACGCGGTCAGTACGAATAACGAAGAAATAAAGATGATCGTACTGCTGATCGACGAACGTCCCGAAGAAGTGACGGACATGGAACGCAAGACCAAGGAAGATGTCGAGGTTATCAGCTCGACGTTTGACGAGCCTGCTTCGCGTCACTGCCAGGTGGCTGAGATCGTCATCGAAAAGGCCAAGCGAATGGTCGAATACGGCGAGCACGTCGTGATACTGCTCGACTCAATCACACGTCTGGCGAGAGCTTACAATACAGAAATGCCGCACTCGGGCAAGATCCTGACCGGTGGTGTGGATGCGAACGCGATGCAGATGCCGAAGCGATTCTTCGGTGCCGCGAGAAATATCGAGAACGGCGGATCGCTGACTATCATTGCGACCGCGCTGGTAGATACGGGCTCGAAGATGGACGAGGTTATCTTCGAAGAGTTCAAGGCGACCGGCAACATGGAGCTGCATCTTGACAGGCGTCTTATGGATCGCAGGACCTTCCCATGTATCGACATCAGCAAGAGCGGCACGCGTCGCGAAGAGCTGCTGCTCGAGCCCAAGGAGATGGAGCTTGTTTACCGTCTGCGTAAGGTTCTCAGCGAGATGAACGTCGTAGAGGCGATCGAATTGCTGAAGAACAGGCTGTCGAAATGCAACACGAACGCGGAATTCCTCATGTCGCTGAACATGGGAAGCCTGTAACAGCATTATAAACGCTTCTAAACAGATGTAATTGCGGGCTTTACATCGGCCCGATATCTGATATTATAAAGGTCCCGACGGTTTGACACTGTCGGGACCTTTTTTGTTGAGCCCCCTGCTGAGCTGGTGCGGCTGTAATTTTTTTGAACGTTTTGCAGGTAAGGAATAATGGCAGAGCAGCTTTCCAAGACATACGAACCAAAAGCGGTAGAGGCCCTGGCGAGCGATATTTGGAGCAAGGGTAATTATTTTCACGCGGACCCGAACGCAGAATCTGCAAAGGGGAATTACTGCATCGTGATACCGCCTCCCAACGTGACGGCTGCGTTGCACCTTGGCCATGCGCTTAACAATACGCTGCAGGACGTGCTGATACGCTTTAGGCGAATGCAGGGTTATAACACACTTTGGATGCCGGGCACGGACCATGCGGGCATCGCTACGCAGACGGTTGTCGAGAAAAGGCTGCTCGCGGAGGAAGGTAAACGGCGGACCGAGTACGACCGTGAGGATTTCGTCGGCCGGGTGCAGGACTGGAAAGACGAGTATGAAGCTAGGATCCTCGGCCAGCTCAAGAGCATGGGCTGTTCGTGCGACTGGGACAGGACGCGGTTCACGATGGATGAGGTCTGCGCGAAGGCTGTGAGGGCGAATTTCTTCAAGCTGTTCAAGGACGGGCTGATCTACCGCGGCAAACGGCTGGTGAACTGGGACCCGGCAACGCAGACGGTGCTGGCGGATGACGAGGTCGAACACGAAACGGTTCAGGGCTTCTTCTGGTATATGCAGTATCCGCTGGTCAAGCCTGTCGAGGTGGACGGCGAGAAGATCGATCACGTTACGGTTGCGACGACGCGGCCGGAGACGATGCTGGGCGATACCGCGATCGCGATGAATCCGAAGGACCCGCGTGCCGATGCGCTGGTCGGGCAGGAAGTCCGGCTGCCCATCGTGGGGCGGATCATCAAGATCGTAGCGGACGATCATGTCGTGCTGCCCGATCCCGAGAGCGATGATGAAAAGGCGAAATTCTCGACGGGCTTTTTGAAGGTAACGCCCGCCCACGATCCGGATGACTGGCAGATAGGCCAGAGGCACGATCTGGAGATAATTAACGTCATGGCGCCGGACGGAACGATCAGCGACAAGTTCGGATTCGACGACGCCAAAGAAGGCGATGCCGAAGCGTTCCTGGGAATGGACCGGTTCGAGGCGCGAGAAGCGATCGTCGAATGGTTCAGGCAGGAAAAGCTGCTGGAGAATGTACGTGACTACGCACACGAAGTCGGTCACAGCTACCGCAGCCATGTGCCCATCGAGCCTTATCTGTCGGACCAGTGGTATGTCGCGGTCAAAAAGCCGGTGGATGCTCTTGCGGAAAAATTCGGCACGGGCGAGCTGCCCGGAACGGACGTGCCGCGTAATTCGCTGGCGGGTCTTGCCCTTGCCCCCCTGCTGGAAGGCGAGGTAAAGTTCACACCTGACAGGTACACTAAGACATATCAGAACTGGCTTGAGAATCTGCGTGACTGGCCGATCAGCAGACAGCTCTGGTGGGGACATCGGATACCGATCTGGTCCTCGGATACGCCGCTGAATGAGGAAGTTGCCGGCGAACACGTCGAGATACAGGAAGCAGAGACGGAAACCGGCGAAAAAGTATACTATGCCTGTGTCGCACCGGGACAGAAGGACTTCGAGGAGCAGCTCGAAAAGCTAGGCTGGTCACGTGACGAGGATGTGCTGGATACATGGTTCTCGTCTGCGTTGTGGCCTTTCAGTACGCTGGGCTGGCCGGAGGATACCCCCGAGCTCAAGACGTTCTATCCGGGCAACGTGCTTTGCACCGCACGTGAGATCATCACTCTGTGGGTTTCGCGTATGGTCATGATGGGCCAGTACTGTGCGGGCGACATACCGTTCAGCGATGTCTACATACACGCTATGATCCAGGACGGCCAGGGACGCAAAATGTCCAAGAGCCTGGGCAACGGGATCGATCCGCTGGTCGCGATAGACAGCCACGGTGCTGACTCGATGCGGTTCACGCTGGCGAACATGACGACGGATACGCAGGACGTCCGCATGCCGGTGGAGTCGATGAAGCTGCCGGATGGACGGACGGTGAACACTTCGCCGAAGTTCGACATCGGACGCAATTTCTGCAACAAACTGTGGAACGCGTGTCGATTCGCGATGATAAACCTGGAAGACGTGGATGCAGAGGCATTCGAACCGGCAAAGATGCGCATCGAGGATAAGTGGATACTGAGCCGGCTCGCCAGGACCGCGAAAGAGGTCACCGAGCAGATCGAGGAATTCAAGTACAGTGAGCCGTTGACCGCGGTTTACAAATTCTTCTGGAACGACTTCTGCGACTGGTACCTGGAATGGATCAAGCCGCGAATGCGTGACGATGAGCAGAAGCCGATCGCGCAAAATGTGCTGGCGTTCGTACTTGATCAGACGCTGAGGCTGATGCATCCGTTCGTACCCTTCATTACCGAGGGCATGTTCCAGAAGCTCAACGAATACACAAAGATCCGCAAGCTCAAGGAGCTGGTCGAGGCTGTCGAATCCGACGCGTTGATCGTCGCTGCATGGCCCGAAGGGCTGGAGCAGTTCGTAGATGACGCAGTCGAAAGCGATATCGAAATGACGCAGGAGGTCATACGAGCTATCCGGGATATCCGAAACAAGTACGCCATCACGCCTAAGGAAACAGTGGATGCCAGCGCCTCGGCAGGCGGCGAGGCAAGGGGCATTCTCACTCGCAACGCGAATCTGATATGCGAGCAGGCCGGCTTGAGCAGCTTTGAAGTGACCGCGGACGCGGAAAAACCGAATAATGCAGCAAGCAGTATAGCCGGCGAGGTGCAGGTTTATGTGCACGACGTGGTCGATCCGGAAGAAGAGCGCAAGCGTCTGATGAAGCAGAAGGAGCATATCGAAAAGGGACTAAAGGGCTCGGAAGCTAAGCTGAATAACGAAAATTTTGTAAATCGTGCCAAACCGGAAGTTGTGCAACAGGCCCGGGAACGTTATGCTGAGTTGAAAGAGCAGCTTGCGACCATTGAAAAGCACCTTGAGGAACTGCAATAATCAAAAATCGAGTTGCAGCAGTAAGGGCGTAATATGGAAGTGCCGGTTGAATTGAGCCGTATCGTAATCAACGAGACGGTGGACC comes from the Anaerohalosphaera lusitana genome and includes:
- a CDS encoding valine--tRNA ligase; the protein is MAEQLSKTYEPKAVEALASDIWSKGNYFHADPNAESAKGNYCIVIPPPNVTAALHLGHALNNTLQDVLIRFRRMQGYNTLWMPGTDHAGIATQTVVEKRLLAEEGKRRTEYDREDFVGRVQDWKDEYEARILGQLKSMGCSCDWDRTRFTMDEVCAKAVRANFFKLFKDGLIYRGKRLVNWDPATQTVLADDEVEHETVQGFFWYMQYPLVKPVEVDGEKIDHVTVATTRPETMLGDTAIAMNPKDPRADALVGQEVRLPIVGRIIKIVADDHVVLPDPESDDEKAKFSTGFLKVTPAHDPDDWQIGQRHDLEIINVMAPDGTISDKFGFDDAKEGDAEAFLGMDRFEAREAIVEWFRQEKLLENVRDYAHEVGHSYRSHVPIEPYLSDQWYVAVKKPVDALAEKFGTGELPGTDVPRNSLAGLALAPLLEGEVKFTPDRYTKTYQNWLENLRDWPISRQLWWGHRIPIWSSDTPLNEEVAGEHVEIQEAETETGEKVYYACVAPGQKDFEEQLEKLGWSRDEDVLDTWFSSALWPFSTLGWPEDTPELKTFYPGNVLCTAREIITLWVSRMVMMGQYCAGDIPFSDVYIHAMIQDGQGRKMSKSLGNGIDPLVAIDSHGADSMRFTLANMTTDTQDVRMPVESMKLPDGRTVNTSPKFDIGRNFCNKLWNACRFAMINLEDVDAEAFEPAKMRIEDKWILSRLARTAKEVTEQIEEFKYSEPLTAVYKFFWNDFCDWYLEWIKPRMRDDEQKPIAQNVLAFVLDQTLRLMHPFVPFITEGMFQKLNEYTKIRKLKELVEAVESDALIVAAWPEGLEQFVDDAVESDIEMTQEVIRAIRDIRNKYAITPKETVDASASAGGEARGILTRNANLICEQAGLSSFEVTADAEKPNNAASSIAGEVQVYVHDVVDPEEERKRLMKQKEHIEKGLKGSEAKLNNENFVNRAKPEVVQQARERYAELKEQLATIEKHLEELQ
- the rho gene encoding transcription termination factor Rho, which encodes MAKAENNKPEAKKTAKKKKTRKKKQSAEDTQQAEAQASDQAVEDKAPEEKKASSVKKKAKENRGDEMKSEEPTTQETTEEKSDAQNKPEESKSEEKTSEESQPKKDNGQEKGKGRNGGFKKRDKKQPQGKGKRKKGKKEDESVHQKYERIKKGNLHLKDLQNLAVPELHKMAQETGLQDYLGLNKQQLIFKLLKERIRKNGLMYGEGVLEVLPDGFGFLRSPAYNYLSSPDDVYVSPSQIRRFGLRSGHVIAGQIRPPKESEKYFALLRVEAINFQDPDKLSAKPVFRDLTPLHAEKRLLLETDQKELSTRIIDIITPIGRGQRGLIVAPPRTGKTVLLQKIANAVSTNNEEIKMIVLLIDERPEEVTDMERKTKEDVEVISSTFDEPASRHCQVAEIVIEKAKRMVEYGEHVVILLDSITRLARAYNTEMPHSGKILTGGVDANAMQMPKRFFGAARNIENGGSLTIIATALVDTGSKMDEVIFEEFKATGNMELHLDRRLMDRRTFPCIDISKSGTRREELLLEPKEMELVYRLRKVLSEMNVVEAIELLKNRLSKCNTNAEFLMSLNMGSL